The following are from one region of the Sciurus carolinensis chromosome 5, mSciCar1.2, whole genome shotgun sequence genome:
- the LOC124984604 gene encoding caspase recruitment domain-containing protein 19-like, which produces MTDQTYCDRLVQDTPFLMVQGRLSEQQVDRIILQLNRYYPQILTNKETQKFRNPKVSLRLRLCDLLSHLQRSGERDCQEFYRALHIHAQPLHSCLPRRHTLQNSDCTEFDWGGKSHELSDQGPMSFLAGLGLAAGLALLLYCCPPDPKVLIGARRILGISPVIIDRHVSR; this is translated from the coding sequence ATGACAGATCAGACCTACTGTGACCGCCTGGTGCAGGACACACCTTTCCTGATGGTCCAAGGGCGCCTGAGTGAGCAGCAGGTGGACAGGATTATCCTTCAGCTGAATCGCTACTACCCACAGATCCTCACCAATAAGGAGACCCAAAAGTTTCGAAACCCCAAGGTGTCCCTGCGCCTACGACTCTGTGACCTCCTGAGCCACCTGCAGCGGAGCGGTGAGCGGGACTGCCAGGAGTTCTACCGAGCCCTGCACATCCACGCCCAGCCCCTGCACAGCTGCCTGCCCAGACGCCACACGCTGCAAAACTCAGATTGCACAGAGTTCGACTGGGGCGGCAAGAGCCACGAGCTGAGTGACCAGGGACCCATGAGCTTCCTGGCGGGCCTCGGCTTGGCCGCTGGACTGGCCCTCCTCCTCTACTGCTGTCCTCCAGACCCCAAAGTGCTGATAGGGGCCCGGCGTATCCTTGGCATCTCACCTGTCATCATCGATAGGCATGTCAGCCGCTAA